In one window of Candidatus Bathyarchaeota archaeon DNA:
- a CDS encoding transcriptional regulator → MSEQAVAVLQTMKDAGKPMRPGEVAKALGIESKEVSKAIKVLKKDGKVHSPKRCYYAPTE, encoded by the coding sequence ATGAGTGAGCAAGCTGTAGCGGTTCTCCAGACAATGAAAGACGCCGGAAAGCCCATGCGCCCTGGTGAGGTCGCCAAGGCTTTGGGCATTGAGAGCAAGGAAGTCTCTAAAGCCATAAAAGTCCTCAAGAAAGACGGTAAGGTCCATTCCCCAAAGAGATGCTATTACGCCCCAACTGAGTAA
- a CDS encoding FAD-binding oxidoreductase, which produces MDCDILVIGAGILGLSTAYHAKLANPGSRVTVVDRFGGPGQGNSAKSEGGFRNLFTSETNFLLADSTIDWMLHLEGNLDHHVGVSRIGYLFLLSEKQYSEQRRAWDRIGTRAEIQVLEREELEKRIPALVTQFEEDDEAELMGIRDIEYGVLGEKCGTVNADAFTRAYEKLFLGLGGEVQYGTEVTDLVVKPKLELKIPGEPFVWQDAQIKGVKTNRGAIEAETTVVAAGVWSSMLMDPIGVESHMRPKKRQIFAFKDPRLGPLFHVEGLNKYGSMPLTVLPKSNILFRPELSEGSIWMACADDLGRGFRLEDNPQAEEDYYTDGVYHVLAKYFPCFKDLRPMNSWAGQYAINGFDELPVVKSIPGMIYVGAASGSGIMKSDAIGRIAAALYAKEEKAELFGGRKFRASDLGINNRQAERETLII; this is translated from the coding sequence ATGGATTGCGACATCCTCGTCATTGGCGCGGGTATCCTGGGGTTGAGCACGGCTTACCATGCAAAGTTAGCGAATCCGGGTAGCAGAGTCACTGTGGTGGACCGGTTCGGGGGGCCCGGCCAGGGAAACAGCGCTAAGAGTGAGGGAGGGTTCCGGAATCTATTTACATCTGAGACAAATTTTCTCCTGGCTGATTCCACCATTGATTGGATGTTGCATCTAGAGGGGAATCTGGATCACCATGTCGGAGTGTCACGGATCGGATACCTGTTTCTTTTGAGCGAGAAGCAGTACTCGGAGCAGAGAAGGGCGTGGGACAGGATCGGAACCCGAGCGGAGATACAGGTCCTAGAACGTGAGGAGCTAGAAAAGCGGATTCCCGCCCTTGTCACTCAGTTTGAGGAGGACGATGAGGCGGAGCTCATGGGGATCAGGGACATTGAGTACGGGGTATTAGGGGAAAAGTGCGGAACAGTAAATGCGGACGCGTTTACCCGGGCCTATGAGAAGCTTTTCTTAGGACTAGGAGGGGAGGTCCAATACGGGACGGAGGTGACAGATCTAGTAGTGAAGCCTAAACTGGAACTGAAGATCCCGGGGGAGCCATTCGTCTGGCAGGACGCCCAGATCAAAGGGGTCAAAACGAATAGAGGCGCAATAGAGGCGGAGACCACAGTGGTTGCGGCGGGAGTCTGGTCGAGCATGCTCATGGATCCCATCGGTGTGGAATCCCATATGAGGCCTAAGAAGAGGCAGATCTTCGCGTTCAAAGACCCGAGACTGGGACCCCTTTTCCACGTAGAAGGGCTAAACAAATACGGGTCAATGCCCCTTACGGTTCTGCCTAAGTCTAACATACTCTTTAGGCCAGAGTTGAGCGAGGGAAGCATTTGGATGGCATGTGCCGACGATTTAGGGCGGGGTTTCAGGTTGGAGGACAACCCCCAGGCTGAGGAGGATTATTACACAGATGGTGTATATCACGTGCTGGCTAAGTATTTCCCGTGTTTTAAGGACCTGAGGCCTATGAACAGTTGGGCAGGTCAGTACGCGATTAATGGGTTTGACGAGCTGCCGGTGGTGAAATCGATCCCAGGGATGATCTACGTGGGAGCAGCTAGCGGGAGCGGAATCATGAAATCCGACGCGATTGGGAGGATAGCTGCCGCACTATATGCTAAGGAGGAAAAGGCGGAGCTGTTCGGGGGGCGCAAATTCCGGGCCTCTGATTTAGGCATTAATAATCGGCAGGCGGAACGGGAGACCCTGATCATCTAA
- a CDS encoding phosphoribosyltransferase, with the protein MDWYRFQLLAEKTARKVVDSGYKPDIIVGLARGGWVLSRVLCDYLGVKDLVSLKVEHWGVTATPDGKARIKYPFNIDLSGYKVLVVDDITDTGLSMIAAMSYVNTLNPLGVKTATLQHITGSQFTPDYFGEKISWCWVIFPWNYIEDISNIIMKIDKNGVTDSEIAERLKSDHKIEANQGEIKRIRDEIRRRNK; encoded by the coding sequence ATGGATTGGTACAGATTCCAGCTTCTCGCAGAGAAGACCGCCCGGAAGGTTGTAGACTCCGGTTACAAACCGGACATAATCGTGGGGCTTGCCCGGGGGGGCTGGGTCCTTAGCAGGGTCCTCTGTGATTATCTCGGCGTCAAGGACCTTGTGAGCCTCAAGGTGGAGCACTGGGGGGTCACAGCGACCCCTGATGGGAAAGCCCGTATCAAGTACCCCTTTAACATTGACCTCTCCGGCTACAAGGTGCTGGTGGTGGATGATATCACAGATACTGGGCTCAGCATGATCGCCGCTATGAGCTATGTTAACACCCTGAATCCCCTGGGGGTAAAGACCGCTACGCTCCAACATATTACCGGCTCCCAATTCACCCCAGACTACTTTGGAGAAAAGATCAGCTGGTGCTGGGTGATCTTTCCCTGGAACTACATCGAGGACATATCCAATATCATCATGAAAATAGATAAAAACGGAGTCACTGACTCGGAGATTGCAGAGCGACTCAAATCAGACCATAAAATTGAGGCAAACCAGGGAGAGATAAAGAGGATTCGCGATGAGATAAGGAGGAGAAACAAATAA